The Anabas testudineus chromosome 15, fAnaTes1.2, whole genome shotgun sequence DNA segment ttttgacAGGAGTTTGTTTCAGAATGGTGAGTTTCTCTGTCACTGCTCAGCTCCCTGACAACCAACTTTAACCTTTAAGGACCTATTGATGCTGTAGTCGGGCTCCATTCTGTGTTGGCTTGTGTTTATGCACTGCTGGGACAGAGACAAGCTGTGGTCTGGGCAAAGTCAGGACGCATCTGTAATGTCAAAGACTAATTTAAAGTGAACTAATGTTGTTGAGTAGTGTGTCGCTGCTGCATGACACTGTCAGTGTCCTCAGCGCGTAAATACTCTGATAACTCTTCATCATCAACAAAAAATTTCAATGTGTTTGATGCTTTGGTTTAAGACTAAACAGCTGCAGAACTAAAGACgttcccatcagcctcagctgtgtgtgtagaCGGCTCTGTGGCTGTCAGCCTGTTTCTGGTTCACAGCTTTAATACAGATGTTTATGTCCTCTCAGAGTGATGTGACTCCTCCATTAACACCAGCATGTACAGTGTTGTATCTTGTATTCTGTTCTGATTGTTAGAAAAGCTCATTGTTCCCTTCTGTCCCTGCAgtacacagagagggagggcCTGCGGCTCGGGCTGGTTGGCTGGGTGAAGAACACCTTCAGTGGGACGGTGGTGGGACAGGTCCAGGGTCCTGCTGACATGGTGGAGGAGATGTGAGTCCACACCAttacactgcaacacaaaagaatagaatagaactttattaaaacaactgaggaacagaggaaaacattttgacttatcacacagcagaggagaaggCAGAAGAAGATCCATTTATCTAAAGTGTaatgtgcaaatgtttggtGGCATCATGTCCACACTGCAGTAGTTAAGATatgatgagaagcagcagcagagacctgTTTTTCTCACGAGGTGAGACACCGTCATGAATTTAAAAGCTCCCTCTCATGTTAGTTCAACCCAggtgggactcgaacccacaaTCCCCAGCTCCGGAGGCTGATGCCTTCTCCATTAGGCCACTGGGTCGCCTGCCTGTGAGTTCTGTCTTTAAAGTAGCAGCAGATGAGgaagttgttttatttgtcatcatCTTGTCTCATTTCAATCTCTGCTCTCAGTGTTAATTATTTAAGTTAACTGCAGTGTGACCTGGTGAGTGTCACTGTTTTTTCCACCACTGGATGGCGCTCTTTGTCTTCACATCTTCACGGTGCAGTCTGCTCCACAGAGAGCTGCAGGATCCGTACTtagttttaaatctgtttttaggGACCCTAAAAACAGATTTCTACCCATCTGGTAGAAATCAAGCCagtataataaaaagaaatgtgtcagTACCAACAGGTGGAGAACAGACGGAGAAACCAGcaacacacttttaaaataaaacgtGGTTTGGTGGGAAAAAGTAACACGTTCAGTAAAAAATAACAGAGAGAGCGCGTCATGAGATACTGGTTCATTACTATCACAGTATTTTGTAGCCAGATGTAACTAAAGAATCACcaatataaaacaaagacaagagaaagagaaagacaattTAACTACTGGTtgtcacaaagaaaaactgacatttaaagaGTTGCATCTGTTGCatcattttaatgcatttcagTGGCCGGAGGTGGTAGAATTGTCAGACATCTCACATCCAACCTACGCAGATTGCACAGATatcagaaatattaaagataaTTTATATTTGAGAGTGATTATTTCCCATCATGCCACCTCCTCGCTGTCCTTCTGTCTCCACCTCCGATAATCGAGCATgaaactgaagctggagctcagtttgttttgaccgtctctctgtcctctgggAGTGATGTCACCAGGGTGTGGATGTCTCATTCAGATGACATCACCGCCTCCAGGGCCCCGCTGCTCCTCCTAAGTTTGATGGACTCAGGAAGTTAAGCTCATCCACAGTGACCGTAACGTAGCAGAGACGTTAGAATCTGTTCCCCTGGAGAAATGTTGAGTTACATTTAGGGTTTGTGCTCATTGCACCTTGTTTCTGCACGTTCATCCTTTTTACTACTCTGTCCCCTTTGCTGTAGTGAAGTTTGAACCACGTCAGCCCGTCACAGTGtagatgtttgttttcctcatcACCAGGTTCAGGTCTGGGATCACGTTTGGATCCAAGATCCAGCAACGGAAGGAAATGATCATTGATGTtgtgcagagaaacagaggaacacaaaCGAACTCAAGTAGTCGTCTAAAAAGGCtctttaataaagtaaaaagtgcATAATTTGAGATTAAATACTTTGATTCAAAGGTAATAAGGAGTTTTTAACCAGAGTTGAACTTGACGCTGAGTCTGGTTCAGATTCTCTCCACTGCTTGTCTTATTAATGGTCTTTGACCTCGCCGTGACTTTGATACACAGGATGATTAGTGCTGGCTTTCAGTGGACACATGAAACACGCTCTCTCTACTATTTCCGCCCATTATTTCAGGGATCTTTTCCGTGTTAATGTGCTCACGCTCACGTCCTTCCTCTCGACTCCACTTTCACCACGACCTCACTTCCTGCTGGGCCTGGGAAACAGGAGGCAGCTGTgtagagaaacagaggagggaggacgTACAGTAATGGTGACACGAGAGGAGAGATGAAAGGAGACGCCaggtaaaatagaaaaacgATGTTAAAAAGCGAAGTGAGTGGAGGAGGACGAGTGGGTGGTTTCTGCTTTTTCCTCTGAGGAACAGAAATTcccagagagcagagcagcttaaaataagaaaataaaatgacgTGTGAAGTGAAAAATGGAAGAAAGAGTTGGAAAGTGttggggagaaagagaaaagagatgatTCACGTGAGTCGGGTTCTATTAATGCAGCAGCACGATCACATTTCACAGTGTGTTCACCTAGTTGGGTCCTCACAGTAAGACGAATTATTATTTCAACAGCACTGGCCAGTTTAAGAACAATGTTTTAAAGGTTTGTCACCGTTGCAGTTTTTTTACATGCAGAAAACATCCCCACCCTGTCTCGTTTCTAGTTAGTGCTCCAAACCCTGAAACATACATGTGCTGTCGACCTTCCCTCTTCACAGTTCGTGTGAATCTGTCTGAGATTTGTGTCGCTGCCAAAAACGTTCATAATAAACATGTGGTTAAGGTTGTggaagaagagaaatggagaagaTGATGTTGTCCTTCAGTTTGGAAGACGTGTTGCTCTGTGGGAACCACGCTGAgctgtgaaacagcagctctTTAGGGTCAAAGGTAAAGAAACGTGCTGCATTACATCACATCATGTGTGGATGGATCACAGGGATGTTGTGGTTGAAAATGGcagcagacgtgtgtgtgtgtgtgtgtgtgtgtgtgtgtgtgtgtgtgtgtgtgtgtgtacagtagagTAGTGGGTCATGGAGCAGATCAGTCGACCACAGATGAAGATTTTtttcaccaaaataaaaaagtgggACAGCTTGTCAGTTTTACACaggctctccctctctctctctctctctctctgtttgtttcttgctcgctcgctcgctcgctctTTCTGGCTGAGCTGCCACATGAACATGACCCTGATCCCCCTCAATCTCCTCTAatccacacacaccacacatcaGTCTGtagcaaacacacagtttctgcTGCAGAACCGACTCCGATTCTCAGGGTTAAATATAGCTGAAGGAATGTGCGTACGTTCCCATCATGCCCCTGGTCGTCCAGATGCTGGTTTGACCCCCAGCTCGCtgtgacttttttctttgtgtctacATTCTTGTCCCACAAGCAGTGAGGCCCACATCAGACCACAGTAAACCACTAAGACAGAGTTCAGCCCCACTGATCTTCAGTGTGTCTCTATGAGTTTGATCCCATTCAGAcgtgttgctgttgttgttgtttactagTAAAGTAGTAAAACCATCAGACAAGCAGTCAGACGTTCCGTCCTCTCCTCCTTTATAGATCGTCCAGTACTCGCCCACCTCTCTTCTCCAGAGTCCCAGTTCATCCTGCACAATGACTCTCTTGTATAATACATCTTATTTCTTGAGGCGATCTCTGGTATTTTAACTGGGTTCTTCTTAAATCATTTTTTGACTTTCACACAGTTTCTTTCCCTGCTCTGTCCCTCGAGAGGCTTTTCTTGTTCTCGTTGGTCTTTGCCTGTTTATTCCAGACCGTATCCTGTAATTTCACCATGAATGAAATGTTGTAGAACAATAACatactgagctgaactgaacctCTGTTGTCCACAGGAAGGTGTGGCTGAGCAAAGAAGGAAGTCCGACCAGTCGGATCACCAGAGCCTCCTTCACCAACCAGAGAACCATCGATAAGCTGGAGCTCTCCGGCTTCAAGACTCGCTTCTGACCAACTAATGACCCCCAACAGCTGCTTCTACTGTTCAGACCTGTtcaataaatatatgtattgATTTGAGTTTAGCTTTTATGTTGAATGAAATGACATGAATGAAATGCTGACATGCTGTTTGAAAGGGGCTCTTATTCTGAATTTACTTGTTTCAGGCTGAAAGTGAACAGTCaggtaaataaatatattagtAAGGTTTGACATCGTAAATCAGAGATAAGCATTTCACTCCAAAATCATACTGTCACTTATTTTCTATGACACTATGCTATAAAGTTTAACAagtcaatcaaaaaaaaaagtttaggtTAGTCaagaatttaaaaagtaaaaaagtgttGATAattataaaaagttaaaatttatgtaaacatgtaaatgaaaaatgttaagATACAAAAGCTGAAGTTACCAAAGTCGAGTTAAACAAATACAGTTGAAGCTTTTTCagtcttttatattttagcgtgatgtcatttttctttctgagGGCTCGTTTTACACAATCAGCTCGTTAGTTATCACTCTGAAGTTCGTCCATCACTTCGTTTCCTCCCGTTTGTTCGATCTACAGGTTTAATGTAGATTTAACTAAAGTCTCTACTGCTTTGAATCCCTGGGCTGTAGCtgagctgctgtgctgtttgtgtctatacagtagttttatacatgtacatataaagaACACACCCCACGATGAAGTCATTATGTAACCTAGTCATGTGACCTGATTACCTGTCATGTGATCCAGTTAAATCCCAGCAGAGAATCCCCGATCGGCTGCACGGTAACAACACAAACCTGACACAGCAGGAACGGAGACCTGCTCACTGCAGcggtgaagtgtgtgtgttggaaacCAATGTTTTATAATATGATACTCATCAGACAGGTGGAGTTAAGACATGATGAAATGCAGCAGAGCACTTCCTGAATTGTCCCTTTTTCATCTTGAAGTCTGATCTTTAAAGTTAAAAGCATGAACGAATCGTGTGTATCAGAGACAAACGCTCCCTGGATGCTCTCCTTTAGGAAGTAGATGCTTTGTCGTCATGCCAACACACCCCGAGACACTACACACGCAATCAGGAGGCgttttaaaacaacagatagATGCTCAGATGAACACTCAAACAGGTTTTACTGCACTTCGGCAGAAGAGAGGAGTTTGTTCTAAAACGTGTAACATTTGCTTAAATTGTCCAACTCATCTGCTGAAGCCTCAAATCATCAGTGTAACATCAAATGTAACTTAGGAAAATTTTTCAAAGCAATAAATCCTCGGTCAGGAAGGTGAAAATGTTCCATGTTTGCTTTACAGACACATCTGATCATTTTGGAACAAGTCGTTTTTCTGTccaatgaaaatagaaaaacttACAGTCACATATGGAACGTGTCAGATGTACCACTTAGTGAAACCCccttaaacatttaaacatttaaacatttaaatcatccttcaaaactgaaatcacaatatatatacatatataaatatatatatatatatatatatatgagctGGAAGAAGATTAAATGTCCTCATTCAAATATCTGATTGATAGGATCCAAAGCAAAGAACTGTGAATTACAACATGATGTCATTTGGTGATTTGTGATGTGATTTAAAACCTCATCGTTCTGAACTCAGATCTGTTTTCTGATCCTTCACCTCCGTTAGTGCAGCTCACACTTTCTCTTCTGTTCACAGAAAAATGGTGCAAGTGCAAATAATACAGCAAATAATCATAATACGAACGCAGCCACCTCCACACTGCTgccatcagagagagagacagacagagagacagagagacagacagagagacagagagagacagagagagagagacagagag contains these protein-coding regions:
- the LOC113159419 gene encoding acylphosphatase-2, whose amino-acid sequence is MSEGESAGRKLASVDFEIFGHVQGVCFRMYTEREGLRLGLVGWVKNTFSGTVVGQVQGPADMVEEMKVWLSKEGSPTSRITRASFTNQRTIDKLELSGFKTRF